TGAAACAGATTCGTCCTTAGCATCATTTATACCGAATTTAGCAAATGACAATATCCCGTGTACGGGAGTCCTGAATTCATGGCTCATATTGCGTATCCATTCACTTTTATGCTTATCGGCTTTTTCAGCTTTCATTAAGGCACGCTCAGTAACCTTAAGTGAGTTAGACAACTCCTCCGTTCTAGCGTCCACTAACTGCTCAAGATCTTTATTGTAGTCCCTCACCTTCATCACCATGCGGTTAAATACACCTGCCAAATTACCTATTTCATCATTATATATAACCTTTGCAGTGATATTATAGTTTTTCTCATTTGCTATCCGGCTGGCAGCTACGACAAGTTCGGCTATCGGTCTTGCTATAAACCTGTTTGATTTTAACGATATAAAATAAACCAAAATAAAAATAACTACACAAATCCCTAATGCACCGATAACCGCATAATACAAATGCTCCCTTACCTCTCTTAGGTCGGCAACAATATATATGCTACCTAAAACATTTTCAGAAATAGAAATTATCTGCCTGTTCACATACAGATATTTTGATTCTATATCTTTACTGACATCAGGTGTTTCGGGACATTGCAGATTCGTAAAGTTTGTATATTTTGCAATTACGGATAATTTATTATCATAGACACAAGCTAAAACTACCTCGTCTTTATTAGCCAGATCCGAAAGGTTTTTTTCCACTTGCTCGCTATCACCGAAAAACTCAAGTGCGGGAGCCGTTCTTTTTGCTATTATATCCGCCAGTAAGTTTATCTCCTCTACTACGCTATTCTTTACATTGTGGGTGTCATACACAATAAATAACGCACAGATAAGCGTTAGGGTAACCATAGTAATGAACATGGTAACCATCATTAATTTATTTTTCAAAGATGCTTCTGTAAACAGGCTGGTTATTTTTTTCATATATTAACAATTTAGTGATTACTTCCAAAAATTCCTAATTTTAAATTTTTGCAATTATATTTGGTATTCGTTAACACTTTATTAAGAAATATCACTTAATATCTTCGAATCAACAACAAAATGATGATTTTTACTCATGAAAATAAAACTATTAGTTGCTAGTACATTCTATATAACTTGTTTTAATTGGGCAAATGCAAATAATCTGTCGCCGTTGGAAGAGTTGCTTAATACGAAAGTAACCACCGTTTCCAAGGTGGAAGAAAGGGCATTTGATGCAGCGGCAGCAATACATGTAATAACTAAAGAAGATATAAAAAGGTCGGGTTTAACCTCAATACCCGAGATACTACGTCTAGCACCCGGCGTTCAGGTGGCACAAGCAGGTTCGGGACAATGGGCAATATCGGTAAGGGGGTTTAACGGACAATTCTCAAACAAGCTACTTGTACTAATAGACGGCAGAAGTGTTTATACACCTTTATTTTCAGGTGTTTACTGGGACGTGCAGGACACATTAATAGAGGACATCAAACAAATTGA
This genomic window from Pseudomonadota bacterium contains:
- a CDS encoding ATP-binding protein, encoding MKKITSLFTEASLKNKLMMVTMFITMVTLTLICALFIVYDTHNVKNSVVEEINLLADIIAKRTAPALEFFGDSEQVEKNLSDLANKDEVVLACVYDNKLSVIAKYTNFTNLQCPETPDVSKDIESKYLYVNRQIISISENVLGSIYIVADLREVREHLYYAVIGALGICVVIFILVYFISLKSNRFIARPIAELVVAASRIANEKNYNITAKVIYNDEIGNLAGVFNRMVMKVRDYNKDLEQLVDARTEELSNSLKVTERALMKAEKADKHKSEWIRNMSHEFRTPVHGILSFAKFGINDAKDESVSRDELYKYFERIVQSTERLKYLVNGILDIAATESGKVSLAKEQNDIVEIANSVVEELSGVIKDSNLTVKVEKPDFECCARVDRQKLSQVFTNLIGNAIKFSPEKSKISISFERAEIAKRNGGSLDALQVNVADQGCGIPEEELHEIFAPFKQSSATNDQSGGTGLGLSICKNMVKAHGGKIWVKNNYPDKGATFSFVIPF